A genomic region of Papaver somniferum cultivar HN1 chromosome 7, ASM357369v1, whole genome shotgun sequence contains the following coding sequences:
- the LOC113293092 gene encoding F-box/FBD/LRR-repeat protein At1g16930-like — protein sequence MPESLCTCESLVTLTLSSSPNICFPKNISFPRLESLGLTQVEFRDECWYEQLFSNCPVLESLLMVSCTWSDMKSFCISNPALKHLIIVNADFRNCALKIHAPRLEILSYIGRVAKDYILSSFPTLVKAYIKFFFEEDGAMWEQMIDYGAVVSKFLQALAHVANLRISGPTLQVLSIADGLLNNLPSFHNLRKLSLIDEVTADKALIALLETAPNLESVRI from the exons ATGCCGGAGTCTCTCTGTACTTGTGAGTCACTAGTTACTTTGACGCTAAGTTCAAGCCCTAATATCTGTTTTCCTAAAAATATATCTTTTCCAAGACTAGAATCTCTTGGGCTTACTCAAGTTGAATTTAGAGATGAGTGCTGGTATGAGCAACTCTTTTCCAATTGCCCCGTACTTGAGTCGTTGCTAATGGTATCTTGCACCTGGTCTGATATGAAGAGTTTTTGTATCTCGAACCCTGCACTGAAACACTTGATTATTGTTAATGCTGATTTCCGAAACTGTGCTCTCAAAATTCATGCACCAAGACTAGAGATTCTCTCCTACATAGGCAGGGTCGCAAAGGATTATATCCTCTCTAGCTTTCCAACACTGGTTAAAGCATACATTAAATTTTTCTTTGAAGAAGATGGTGCAATGTGGGAGCAAATGATAGATTATGGTGCAGTCGTAAGTAAGTTTCTTCAAGCACTTGCACATGTAGCGAATCTGAGAATTTCTGGTCCAACCCTGCAG GTTCTCTCGATTGCAGACGGTTTATTGAACAATTTACCTTCATTTCACAATTTGCGCAAGTTGAGCCTGATTGATGAAGTAACCGCTGATAAAGCACTAATTGCTTTGCTCGAAACTGCACCTAATCTGGAGTCAGTTCGAATTTGA